tctaacttcttttaacgaggtttaacgaggctccactcgttacctgtattaatggcacctgttttaactcattatcggtataaaagacacctgcccacaacatcagtcagtcacactccaaactccactatggccaagaccaaagagctgttgaaggacaccagagacaaaattgtagacctgcaccaggctgggaagactgaatctgcaataggtaaaacgcttggtgtaaagaaattaactgtgggaccaattattaggaaatggaagacatacaagaccactgaaaatctccctcaatcttgggctccatgcaagatctcaccccgtggcgtcaaaatgataaacagaacggtgagcaaaaatcccagaatcacacgggggaacctagtgaatgacctacagagagctgggaccacagtaacaaaggctactatcagtaacacaatgcgccaccaggaactcaaatcctgcactgccagacgtgtccccctgctgaagaaagtacacgtccaggcccgtctgcggttcgctagagagcatttggatgatccagaagaggagtgcgagaatgtgttatggtcagatgaaaccaaaatagaactttttggtagaaacacaggttctcgtgtttggaggagaaagaataccgaattgcatccgaagaacaccatacccactgtgaagcatgggggtggaaacatcatgctttggggctgtttgtctgcaaagggaccaggacgactgatctgtgtaaaggaaagaatgaatggggccatgtatcgggagattttgagtgaaaatctccttccatcagcaagggcattgaagatgagacgtggctgggtctttcagcatgacaatgatcccaaacacacagccagggcaacaaaggagtggcttcgtaagaagcatttcaaggtcctggagtggcctagccagtctccagatctcaaccccatagaaaatctttggaaagTCTTTGGAAAGTTGAAAGTCCCTGTTGCCCAATgacggccccaaaacatcacagctctagaggagatctgcatggaggaatgggccaaaataccagcaacagtgtgtgaaaagcttgagaagagttacagaaaacgtttggcctccgttattgccaacaaagggtacataacaaagtattgagatgaacttttggtattgatcaaatacttattttccaccatgatttgcaaatttaaaactcaaacaatgtgattttcctttttttttttcctccacagtctgtctctcatggttgaggtttacccatgttgacaattacaggcctctctaatattttcaagtgggagaacttgtacaattagtgtttgactaaatacttatttgccccactgtatgtaaatatGTTATGTATAATGTTTGAATATatgtttgtttgcatttgtgtaaggcaaattaccgtaatttcccaaatataaggcgcacccgtgtataatgcgcatcccaaatttacttgtaaaatctagggaaaattattgtacccgtttataacgcgcaccctaattttagcaccaataaataaaagaatacaagaaaacagagcttgtgtacagatacagaaatgtcattttactgactggtgaaacacagcacaagcatagcatattggtagctcaaaacattaccataaactgacaatatttacggtaataatatgatttgacaactcctccaatttaccagaatctaggagaaaacaaaacagatttgacttttcttttaaaggctgctgcataacttgctcgtttcatcatgatgaataaatgtctgtTCCATGGATtggtacggtaaaatgaaagtgagaacttaagtcggaaatccgagagagctcatcgctgtcgacactgtGACATATTGGTATTCTATGTTATGTTGTTCTATGTTGTGGCACTGGTGGATCCATGCTGCTAATTTGTCATATCTACAGTATGTTGTGATTGCCTATGAGCCAGAGGGCCTCTGAGGCTAGACAAAAGAGCGCCGCATTATAGCCGGACTGTCGGCATTTAAGTTCATTGAAAGCAAGAAATAAAACGTTGAACACGGCACTCGAAGTATTCTGTTTTTTCAAGACAAGATAAAACAGAcacaacagtaacaataggaactattgttatttggattagttgacggacacacacaggaagtttgtgttgttacgtttgttatggtccgagttgcggagctgcaataaacgttgactcaaatgagttcaagaaactagattctgtgctttatgaagagtgaaaaaagcagaatttaacacagacgaaatcattcggccaatcagagtgaagtattaccgaaacaaaatggtgacgtcaggtACTGTAATGGTCAGCAACGGATCGCcgtatacgtttcttcaacacaatgtggctgtgtcaataaaaaaatcggtttatataaataattaaaaaaaaatatctatctatctatctatctatctatctatctatctatctatctatctatctatctatctatctatctatctatctatctatctatctatctatctatctatctatctatctatctatctatctatctatctatctatctatctatctatctatttatatatctgtctccatccatgtacccgtttataatgcgcaccatgattttacaagttgattttggggggaaaaaagtgagtgttatattcgggaaattatggtagcATGAGCCAGATATTACTTAAATTCAAGTAATtagtagcatttttcagtttgaAATTACAGGCATTTTTGTTACCCAAAATGCAATCTGTGCATAAATGtatatacagggtgttccaaaacgtgtgaccccatttcgtaggccaataattttgacaattttcattggaatgacctcaaattttcacaccttgtgtagaaacgtttcaagtttttgggtGTAACATTCGGCATttttatcttttcaggttaagaaatgccgttcacttctcgGACTCTCACCTAAGACAGTGCAGCGggccttcttcacaaattttgcaaagatggcaccaaataaacaacaaaacagaGAATTACAGCTGCACCGGAAACTGTTACCGAAGACATGCTACAGCGAGTTTGGCACGAGCTCGAATACCGACTCGATGTGTGCAGAATCACAggcgcataggcggagtttgacttttggggcaaggggggcacaacatgttgatgaccccataacgcagtgtcagcaataaaattaactgaccagaatatttataaaaataagttgacagtgagcgttttttgtttcccatccttcttgtggggaattctaaatcaggctgcttaggcaatacttttcaccaagatcgtcatccattgaatttggtacacctgccggtgtcgtgccaatgtagttaccccagtcaaaaattgcatcacctgggcggagccatatggaggtagatttgtgtctttatcattcaatcaaaaaaaaaaaagttgcttcaataagattttttttaaaaaagttgcttcaattaaaatatagattttcaaccaaatgaagtcgcttcaatcaaaaaaaagtgtttgaatgcaaaactaaatttgaaactcagaaaactaaaaaaatgcatgtgaaagcaatgttctttgttttttttttttttttgattgaagcaacttttttgattgaggtaatgttgatttgtgtttgggtcacattttggcgaggacatttttctctattactcaatcaaaaaataagttgcttcaaaaaaatatagattttgaaaaacaaaaatcacttcaatcaaaaaaagaaacatcaaTCTAAGAAAtacgtttttgaatgtgaaaaaatatttgagtttgaaaaatttgcatttgaacaaaattttttgttgtaaaagttttctttgattgaagcaatcctttttgtattttggccatattatgattaggacatttgtgtctaaatcattcaatccccaaaaagttgcttcaatcaaaaaaaaaaaaatcctttttaaaaatattcttaacatttttctaattatatgcaaagcaaatgactgtctaaggtgttcaaaaaatgtttttcaacccattataaaaatgtttttttgttcatttcattcatttttgttgcagttttattgctttacaacttttatatatgtatatacagtatatacatataggaaagtcaattacttgCAATGACACTTTGAGGCCACCAGGGGGCCTGGCcctccccttaaaatccgcttatacaCAGGAggcgctcatattgaacatttatgaaaatctgtcaaaGAACCaagaaatatttgtactttgtaaatttaaccaataaaacctatgaccttcaacataaagtgtatttagtttcattaagatccatcaagtagtttccgagatacggacatttagaatggggtcaaccattttggaacattttagtGACGCCCCTGGGACTGAATTGAGCATTCAAGTGCAGCTCCATTCAAAACTAAGCTTTGAACTCAGCTTTGAAGCACACGCCACCTGCTTGTGTCAGGTGTAATAGCACATGAAATTTCCACAGGTGAGGCTGTATAAAATGATAGATTCCTGCCATCATGTATGTATTCAGAAACATAGGGCGGGCAACCCAACTTGAAAGGGAGCCTGAGaaactttatttattctttttaaatttTCCTATTATAAGAATCAATCTCTTTTTGGGATGTTCAAATGTGGGGGTTCAAATGGTCTCTCGTGCCTCAAGGGGTCTAGAAACGCCCTTACATGTACTAGCAGGTACTGTGTCTACTGCAGTGTTTTggagattaaaaataaattgttcAGTAATGCGCAAAAACATTTAAGGAATCACCCGCCCCGCCCCTTTGGGTTGTCTCCGAGGTGAGCTATATAATGTCACCCAAGCAGGTTGTAGGTGAGAAGAGGAATCTCACAGGTACAACAACTATACTGAAAAGACCCGAGTGGCTCATAAGTACCATGAAGCTTGGGATCGTGTGTGGGAACCACCACACCACAAACTTCGATGAGACCACCGTCATCCCGGCGGAATCGAGGGAGTGCGAGGAGCTTGGATCAGATGGCGACTGCGCGGCACACAGCCCTCTCACCGGCAAATCTAAGCCATACATGCGCAGACCCAAACCACCCTTCTCGTACATCGCCCTCATCGCGATGGCCATCCGGGACTCGCCATGCGGACGCCTTACTTTGGCAGAAATCAACGAGTATCTCATGAACAAGTTCCCTTTTTTCCGCGGCAGCTACACTGGCTGGAGGAACTCTGTGCGCCACAACTTGTCGCTCAACGACTGCTTCCACAAAGTACTTCGGGACCCTTCCCGTCCGTGGGGGAAGGACAACTTCTGGATGCTCAATCCGCACAGCGAGTACACGTTCGCGGACGGGGTGTTCAGGCGTCGGCGAAAGCGCATCAGCATCCGGCCCAGCAAACAGCAGGAGCGGGAGATAGAGGACGAGGAGGAGAGAAGCTCCGAAGACGCGCCGCCGAAAAAGTTCTCAAGTTCCTTCACTATAGACAGCATCCTCAGCAAGCCATTCAGACGGGACTCCGATCTCGTGGATCACTATGGGGTCGTAATGACGCCGTATCTAACTCCACCTGCCTCTTCGCTGTATGTTCACCCGAGCAGCCTCATCAAATTTGGAGATGCGCATGCGCACAACTGCGGACTTCTCTTACCAACTTTGTGACCTGTTCGTGCCTTCAAGTCAATTATTTTCGACCATGCCCAGCACCTTTTACAGGGTGTACGCCACAAAACAATGATAGAAGTCATGATAATCTTGCCTCAACCTATgcacacatttatttatttagtgtaTATGGCCTTTTAGTGGAACAAAGAAGTTATTCTGTTATGAATGGAATCAGTGGATCTTGTCactattttgtagtttttggtGTCCCCTAGAcccagttttgttgttgttttgttcgaTCATTGTTggttaaattttattgctttttatgtctttataaataaatatattaattaaaaaagacgTCATGAGTGTGCTGTAAGTGATTTATAGGCCTTCTGAGGTTTCAACTACTGTATGCGAAGTGGGattgattttatttcattttatattttagTGGTTCTGATTGGGCTTTTTGAGGATTCAGTGAACGCAAACTGATTCCAAAAGGATTACATCGAAAACCTGTTAAATTAGCCTGAAATACGATGGgttgaattaagaaaaaaatacaaaattaaaaaaaaaaaaaaaaaaaagatttacatCTGTGTGGGCTGCAAATGATTTATCTGTAAGCGCTGTTTGGTTTCAGGGCATTATAATGTGTGTTTAATCCCTTTAGTATAATggcgttgtttgtttgtttccatgACAGTGTTGTGTAACTTCGAATAAAATGTACTAAGTGCTACTTGTAATAACTTTTAATTATAAGGTGCATCCACAACAACAATACAGTATTAACATTACTTCATTTTATTTCTATTCTTTGcatgtgttttttccccatgAGTCCTTGAAAGGAAGTTTGCATACAAATTGTTAGGTGTGGTGATATTGACAATCACATGATCTGTGTATGGAAGGCCTAGATCTTTTTGCAAAGGCAACAAAAggaaacaataaatcaacagtagTAATGCAATGTTAATAGTATACTGTATAAACTCTGGCGATGAGtgaccaatccattttgacttgtcaGTACTGACAATGAATGGTCACTGCCACTGCAagttcgaatggattggacataaagctatcaatggcagtgacTGAGTTAAACTTTCTTGATTTACCAATTTATAATTGCAAATCCAAGTGGCCTCAAGTGTCACACAAGGAAGTATAACCACTGGAAAATCATTGATTTCCGTAAACTCAGTGATTTCGTCCACTTGATGCGCAGGTATGCAAGCTTTTTCTCCCCCCCTTCTTACACATCCACTTGATGTGCGAGCATGACACATTATTTTGTGACAGCCTTCACAcacttattaattcattcaattaACTCAAACTGTGTTGACATGATTTCTGGAATCCTGAAGCTTCTGTTGCCTGAGCACATTGAAATCTACTCTCGTGTGTCTGTGTCAGTGGTAGCGGAAAGTCATGGGGACTTTTAGCCAAATCACCTTTGTAAGCACGTCACTGAAGTTCTTTAATGCGGGGAACTTTAAATGGCAGCTCAAGAGCTTTTCAGATGAACGTTTTACTCGGTTAAATTTGcctgaatgcatcattcgctgtctcaaaactctcgtcactatatatatatttttttatcaaccgtgtagtttttgagttactgccatagcaacaccttagcaacaaGGGACACGCCTCGCTGCCTGCTGCTACTCGATGACGTCAATTCTACAGGACCCCACCAGGACTCTGTTATGAAAGTGTATAACACCGCACTATCCTTGCCATATTACAAACATTTTCCAGTTTTACTCGCAACAttcatcatgccatctcgatgcgtagcgatgaattgctcacacgaaGGCTCAAGACTCTATGAGGGGCCCAAAAAACCTTCTgcaaggatttggacatcttttgtgagtGTCAAGTGGAAAAACTCCTACCCGGTGTTCTAAGATATCAGGGCGAGACGGGACGGTGGTGCGCCTGGTTGTTGGTAAATGGGTAACAAATTTGCAATATGTTGGTATGAATGTTTCAACTTTTCAAAGTAAAGAAGTTTTAAACGTGTTGGTAATATATTTTGGGAATATCAAGGAATATCTTGAATATTTGGGAGCAAGTCAAGCATGCCATCTCAATGATCTCGGAAACATATAGGCcagcttcaaaataaaagcccaATAAATCATGCGTAAGATGAAGCAGTACTAAagcttttattttgcatttggtCCATGATACCTGTTATTTGAATActcacattgtttgaaaaaagacattgaACCCTCAGATAACTGACTCCTATTGCATTGCAATAGCTTAtgcacatacagtgtatcacaaaagtgagtacacccctcgcattcctGCAGGTATttcagtatatcttttcatgggacaacactgacaaaatgacactttgacacaatgaaaagtagtctgtgtgcagcttatataatagagttaatttattttcccctcaaaataactcaaatatagccattaatatctgaacccctggcaacaaaagtgagtacaccgcataggaactacgtacatccctaaatatccaaattaagttctgcttgtcattttccctccaaaatgtcatgtgactcatgcaggagtgctgtcagctttGCTGCAGagcttgaagaggtggggggtcagcctgttggtgctcagacaatacgccgtactctacatcaaattggtgtgcatggctgtcaccccaagaggaagcctcttctgaagacggtacacaagaaagcccgcaaacagtttgctgaagacatgtcaacaaagcgcatggattactggaaccatgtcctatggtctgatgagacgaatatTAATGTGTTTGGTTCCgacggtctcaagcatgtgtgtcggtgaccaggtgaggagtacaaggataacagtgtcatgcctacagtcaagcatggtgttgGGAAtgaaccccccacctcttcaatctctgcagcaatgctgacagcactcctgtaacaagtcccatgacattttggagggaaaatgacaagcagtactcaatttggacatttagggatgtacgtagttcccatgcggtgtactcacttttgttgccaggggttcagatattaatggctatatttgagttattttgaggggaaaataaattaactctattatataagctgcacacagactacttttcattgtgtcaaagtgtcattttgtcagtgttacaccaTGAAAagttatacttaaatatctgcacttttgtgatacactatagCTCAACAATCAATATATCGTCAGATTAATGGCGGATCTTGTATCGATTGGGGAGCTTTATTTACTTGTATTTCATGCCCCAATGAACTTATCGGTGGaatgcttttttaaattttcatttaattttttttaaaagccaaAACGTTTTCTCGctatgttttagttttttttatatatatttttttatgttgcattTGTCTTAATCATTCAGCCTTGAGGGGGTCtttgttaaaattattttgaTCCCTTGTTAAATGATGATTTTACTATTGAGAAAAATCTACTCacgttttgtttcgttttttttttgttttttttgtcacacAATATTCTCAGTGCAAGCACAAGAGCGGTTTTGATGTTCATTTCAGTCTGGTGACCACCTGATGAATTAATCAATTTCTTATTTCACAAATACCAtcatatttatatttaaaattatatttagACTATGAGGTATAATGGGCATTTAGTTCCCTTTTAAAGTTGTGTAGTGTAACTCGGtattaaataaaaagttgcccTCAAAAGCATGTAAAGC
The DNA window shown above is from Corythoichthys intestinalis isolate RoL2023-P3 chromosome 14, ASM3026506v1, whole genome shotgun sequence and carries:
- the foxq1a gene encoding forkhead box protein Q1a, whose product is MKLGIVCGNHHTTNFDETTVIPAESRECEELGSDGDCAAHSPLTGKSKPYMRRPKPPFSYIALIAMAIRDSPCGRLTLAEINEYLMNKFPFFRGSYTGWRNSVRHNLSLNDCFHKVLRDPSRPWGKDNFWMLNPHSEYTFADGVFRRRRKRISIRPSKQQEREIEDEEERSSEDAPPKKFSSSFTIDSILSKPFRRDSDLVDHYGVVMTPYLTPPASSLYVHPSSLIKFGDAHAHNCGLLLPTL